One Setaria italica strain Yugu1 chromosome II, Setaria_italica_v2.0, whole genome shotgun sequence DNA segment encodes these proteins:
- the LOC101786512 gene encoding protein argonaute 16 isoform X1, producing MCLCAISPFFSFFYLLHSNNDFIWMPDSMATKMAGSVQVVKDDTVKRTPMARPSIGREGKPIRLLSNHFAVKLNGVDAVFYQYSVSIKSEDDKVVDGKGIGRKVIDKLLQTYSSELDGKDFAYDGEKCLFTVGPLPQNNFEFTVILEETSSRAVGGSPGHGSPSQADKKRVKRSHLAKKFIVAISYAAKIPLKSVALALRGSESEHAQDALRVLDIVLRQQQAKRGCLLVRQSFFSDDSRNLVDLTGGVSGCRGLHSSFRTTIGGLSLNMDVSTTMIVTPGPVIDFLLTNQNVRDIRDIDWPRARKMLKNLRVKAKHNNMEFKIIGLSDQPCSRQTFPMKVRNGSIEVQTMDITVQDYFKSKQVELMMPYLPCLDVGKPKRPNYLPIELCHMVSLQRYTKALSSQQRANLVEKSRQKPQDRMRVVTDAVKSNRYDDDPILSSCGIEIEKHLTRVDGRVLSAPTLVVGNSEDCIPNRGRWNYNNKRLLDPVKIERWAIVNFSARCDMSRISRELINCGRSKGIFIERPHTLVDEDSQSRRCSPVERVERMFEKVKTSLPGPPEFLLCVLPERKNCDIYGPWKKKNLHEMGIVTQCIAPSNKMNDQYFTNVLLKINAKLGGMNSKLALEHRQMIPVVTQIPTLILGMDVSHGSPGRADIPSIAAVVGSRCWPLISRYRASVRTQSPKVEMIDSLFKPLYDGKDDGIMRELLLDFYQTSQQRKPKQIIIFRDGVSESQFSQVLNVELNQIIKAYQSMGQGDLPKFTVIIAQKNHHTKLFQVDSPDNVPPGTVVDSGIVHPRQYDFYMCAQAGPIGTSRPTHYHVLLDEIGFSADNLQKLVLSLSYVYQRSTTAISVVAPICYAHLAAAQVGQFMKFEEFADTSSGSGVNSSSAAAIPELPRLHADVCSSMFFC from the exons ATGTGTCTATGTGctatttctccttttttttcatttttttatctcTTACACTCGAACAACGATTTTATTTGGATGCCTGATAGTATGGCTACTAAAATGGCTGGATCTGTCCAAGTGGTTAAGGATGACACTGTTAAACGCACACCGATGGCACGGCCTAGCATTGGTCGTGAAGGAAAGCCGATTAGGTTGCTGTCAAACCACTTTGCTGTGAAGCTTAATGGAGTAGATGCTGTTTTCTACCAATACAGT GTTTCCATCAAATCTGAGGATGATAAGGTGGTTGATGGTAAGGGTATTGGCCGAAAGGTCATTGATAAACTGTTGCAAACATACAGTTCTGAACTTGATGGGAAGGATTTTGCATATGATGGAGAGAAATGTTTATTTACTGTGGGACCACTTCCACAGAATAACTTTGAATTCACTGTTATCTTGGAAGAAACATCTTCAAG GGCTGTTGGTGGAAGTCCAGGACATGGAAGCCCTAGTCAAGCTGACAAAAAGCGAGTAAAGCGATCACATCTTGCAAAAAAATTCATTGTGGCCATAAGTTATGCAGCAAAGATTCCTCTAAAGTCAGTTGCTTTGGCACTTCGAGGAAGTGAGTCAGAACATGCTCAGGATGCTCTGAGAGTCCTTGACATTGTTTTAAGGCAACAGCAGGCTAAGCG AGGTTGTCTACTTGTTAGGCAGTCATTTTTCAGTGATGACAGTCGAAACCTTGTTGATTTAACTGGTGGAGTTAGTGGCTGTCGTGGACTCCACTCTAGTTTCCGGACTACAATTGGTGGTCTTTCATTGAACATGG ATGTTTCAACCACCATGATTGTGACTCCTGGACCAGTTATTGATTTTCTCCTCACAAATCAAAATGTCAGAGATATCAGGGATATTGACTGGCCCAGG GCCAGGAAAATGCTTAAAAACCTGAGAGTTAAAGCTAAGCACAACAACATGGAGTTCAAGATCATTGGCCTTAGCGATCAACCATGCTCCAGACAGAC ATTCCCAATGAAAGTTAGAAATGGAAGCATTGAAGTTCAAACTATGGATATTACTGTTCAGGATTATTTTAAGTCCAAGCAGGTTGAATTAATGATGCCTTATCTGCCATGCCTTGATGTTGGAAAACCAAAACGTCCTAATTATCTCCCAATTGAG TTATGCCACATGGTATCACTCCAACGTTATACAAAAGCACTATCTTCTCAACAAAGAGCAAATTTGGTTGAAAAGTCACGACAGAAGCCTCAAGATAGAATGCGAGTTGTTACAGAT GCTGTAAAAAGTAATAGGTATGATGATGATCCAATCTTATCTTCTTGTGGTATTGAAATCGAGAAACATCTTACTCGTGTTGATGGTCGTGTTCTCTCTGCACCAACG CTGGTTGTGGGGAACAGTGAAGACTGCATCCCGAACAGGGGCAGGTGGAACTACAATAACAAG AGGCTATTGGATCCTGTCAAGATTGAGCGTTGGGCTATCGTTAATTTTTCTGCTCGTTGTGACATGAGCAGAATCTCAAGAGAGTTGATAAACTGTGGACGAAGCAAAGGCATT TTTATTGAACGTCCTCACACATTGGTGGATGAGGACAGTCAATCCAGGAGATGTTCACCTGTTGAAAGGGTTGAGAGGATGTTCGAAAAAGTCAAAACAAGCCTTCCTGGCCCTCCGGAGTTTCTGTTGTGTGTTTTACCAGAGAGGAAGAATTGTGATATTTATG ggccatggaagaagaaaaatcttCATGAAATGGGTATTGTCACTCAATGCATTGCTCCCAGTAATAAGATGAATGATCAGTATTTCACCAATGTTCTTCTAAAAATTAATGCTAAG CTCGGTGGAATGAATTCTAAATTGGCATTGGAACATCGCCAGATGATACCAGTTGTGACTCAGATACCGACATTAATTCTTGGAATGGATGTTTCACATGGTTCTCCAGGTCGAGCAGATATACCATCAATTGCCGCG GTTGTTGGGTCTAGATGCTGGCCACTGATATCACGGTACAGAGCATCTGTCCGGACCCAATCTCCAAAGGTAGAGATGATCGATTCTCTATTTAAGCCGCTGTATGATGGGAAGGATGATGGCATAATGAG GGAACTTCTACTGGACTTCTACCAGACCAGTCAACAAAGAAAGCCTAAGCAGATAATTATCTTCAG GGATGGTGTGAGCGAGTCTCAATTTAGCCAAGTACTGAATGTTGAGCTTAATCAAATCATAAAG GCTTATCAGAGTATGGGACAGGGGGACCTTCCGAAGTTCACAGTGATCATTGCTCAAAAGAATCACCACACAAAACTCTTCCAAGTTGATTCGCCAGACAACGTTCCACCTG GGACTGTCGTAGACTCTGGTATTGTTCATCCAAGGCAGTATGATTTTTACATGTGTGCTCAAGCTGGACCAATT GGTACCTCAAGACCCACCCACTACCATGTGTTGCTCGATGAGATTGGCTTCTCAGCAGATAATCTCCAGAAGCTAGTTCTTTCACTTTCATATGT GTATCAGAGGAGCACCACTGCAATTTCTGTTG TGGCACCTATCTGTTACGCCCACCTAGCAGCAGCTCAGGTGGGCCAGTTCATGAAATTCGAAGAGTTCGCTGATACCTCATCAGGCAGTGGTGTCAATTCGtcatcagcagcagcaatcCCAGAATTGCCGCGGCTTCATGCTGATGTCTGCAGTTCCATGTTCTTCTGTTGA
- the LOC101786512 gene encoding protein argonaute 16 isoform X2, with translation MATKMAGSVQVVKDDTVKRTPMARPSIGREGKPIRLLSNHFAVKLNGVDAVFYQYSVSIKSEDDKVVDGKGIGRKVIDKLLQTYSSELDGKDFAYDGEKCLFTVGPLPQNNFEFTVILEETSSRAVGGSPGHGSPSQADKKRVKRSHLAKKFIVAISYAAKIPLKSVALALRGSESEHAQDALRVLDIVLRQQQAKRGCLLVRQSFFSDDSRNLVDLTGGVSGCRGLHSSFRTTIGGLSLNMDVSTTMIVTPGPVIDFLLTNQNVRDIRDIDWPRARKMLKNLRVKAKHNNMEFKIIGLSDQPCSRQTFPMKVRNGSIEVQTMDITVQDYFKSKQVELMMPYLPCLDVGKPKRPNYLPIELCHMVSLQRYTKALSSQQRANLVEKSRQKPQDRMRVVTDAVKSNRYDDDPILSSCGIEIEKHLTRVDGRVLSAPTLVVGNSEDCIPNRGRWNYNNKRLLDPVKIERWAIVNFSARCDMSRISRELINCGRSKGIFIERPHTLVDEDSQSRRCSPVERVERMFEKVKTSLPGPPEFLLCVLPERKNCDIYGPWKKKNLHEMGIVTQCIAPSNKMNDQYFTNVLLKINAKLGGMNSKLALEHRQMIPVVTQIPTLILGMDVSHGSPGRADIPSIAAVVGSRCWPLISRYRASVRTQSPKVEMIDSLFKPLYDGKDDGIMRELLLDFYQTSQQRKPKQIIIFRDGVSESQFSQVLNVELNQIIKAYQSMGQGDLPKFTVIIAQKNHHTKLFQVDSPDNVPPGTVVDSGIVHPRQYDFYMCAQAGPIGTSRPTHYHVLLDEIGFSADNLQKLVLSLSYVYQRSTTAISVVAPICYAHLAAAQVGQFMKFEEFADTSSGSGVNSSSAAAIPELPRLHADVCSSMFFC, from the exons ATGGCTACTAAAATGGCTGGATCTGTCCAAGTGGTTAAGGATGACACTGTTAAACGCACACCGATGGCACGGCCTAGCATTGGTCGTGAAGGAAAGCCGATTAGGTTGCTGTCAAACCACTTTGCTGTGAAGCTTAATGGAGTAGATGCTGTTTTCTACCAATACAGT GTTTCCATCAAATCTGAGGATGATAAGGTGGTTGATGGTAAGGGTATTGGCCGAAAGGTCATTGATAAACTGTTGCAAACATACAGTTCTGAACTTGATGGGAAGGATTTTGCATATGATGGAGAGAAATGTTTATTTACTGTGGGACCACTTCCACAGAATAACTTTGAATTCACTGTTATCTTGGAAGAAACATCTTCAAG GGCTGTTGGTGGAAGTCCAGGACATGGAAGCCCTAGTCAAGCTGACAAAAAGCGAGTAAAGCGATCACATCTTGCAAAAAAATTCATTGTGGCCATAAGTTATGCAGCAAAGATTCCTCTAAAGTCAGTTGCTTTGGCACTTCGAGGAAGTGAGTCAGAACATGCTCAGGATGCTCTGAGAGTCCTTGACATTGTTTTAAGGCAACAGCAGGCTAAGCG AGGTTGTCTACTTGTTAGGCAGTCATTTTTCAGTGATGACAGTCGAAACCTTGTTGATTTAACTGGTGGAGTTAGTGGCTGTCGTGGACTCCACTCTAGTTTCCGGACTACAATTGGTGGTCTTTCATTGAACATGG ATGTTTCAACCACCATGATTGTGACTCCTGGACCAGTTATTGATTTTCTCCTCACAAATCAAAATGTCAGAGATATCAGGGATATTGACTGGCCCAGG GCCAGGAAAATGCTTAAAAACCTGAGAGTTAAAGCTAAGCACAACAACATGGAGTTCAAGATCATTGGCCTTAGCGATCAACCATGCTCCAGACAGAC ATTCCCAATGAAAGTTAGAAATGGAAGCATTGAAGTTCAAACTATGGATATTACTGTTCAGGATTATTTTAAGTCCAAGCAGGTTGAATTAATGATGCCTTATCTGCCATGCCTTGATGTTGGAAAACCAAAACGTCCTAATTATCTCCCAATTGAG TTATGCCACATGGTATCACTCCAACGTTATACAAAAGCACTATCTTCTCAACAAAGAGCAAATTTGGTTGAAAAGTCACGACAGAAGCCTCAAGATAGAATGCGAGTTGTTACAGAT GCTGTAAAAAGTAATAGGTATGATGATGATCCAATCTTATCTTCTTGTGGTATTGAAATCGAGAAACATCTTACTCGTGTTGATGGTCGTGTTCTCTCTGCACCAACG CTGGTTGTGGGGAACAGTGAAGACTGCATCCCGAACAGGGGCAGGTGGAACTACAATAACAAG AGGCTATTGGATCCTGTCAAGATTGAGCGTTGGGCTATCGTTAATTTTTCTGCTCGTTGTGACATGAGCAGAATCTCAAGAGAGTTGATAAACTGTGGACGAAGCAAAGGCATT TTTATTGAACGTCCTCACACATTGGTGGATGAGGACAGTCAATCCAGGAGATGTTCACCTGTTGAAAGGGTTGAGAGGATGTTCGAAAAAGTCAAAACAAGCCTTCCTGGCCCTCCGGAGTTTCTGTTGTGTGTTTTACCAGAGAGGAAGAATTGTGATATTTATG ggccatggaagaagaaaaatcttCATGAAATGGGTATTGTCACTCAATGCATTGCTCCCAGTAATAAGATGAATGATCAGTATTTCACCAATGTTCTTCTAAAAATTAATGCTAAG CTCGGTGGAATGAATTCTAAATTGGCATTGGAACATCGCCAGATGATACCAGTTGTGACTCAGATACCGACATTAATTCTTGGAATGGATGTTTCACATGGTTCTCCAGGTCGAGCAGATATACCATCAATTGCCGCG GTTGTTGGGTCTAGATGCTGGCCACTGATATCACGGTACAGAGCATCTGTCCGGACCCAATCTCCAAAGGTAGAGATGATCGATTCTCTATTTAAGCCGCTGTATGATGGGAAGGATGATGGCATAATGAG GGAACTTCTACTGGACTTCTACCAGACCAGTCAACAAAGAAAGCCTAAGCAGATAATTATCTTCAG GGATGGTGTGAGCGAGTCTCAATTTAGCCAAGTACTGAATGTTGAGCTTAATCAAATCATAAAG GCTTATCAGAGTATGGGACAGGGGGACCTTCCGAAGTTCACAGTGATCATTGCTCAAAAGAATCACCACACAAAACTCTTCCAAGTTGATTCGCCAGACAACGTTCCACCTG GGACTGTCGTAGACTCTGGTATTGTTCATCCAAGGCAGTATGATTTTTACATGTGTGCTCAAGCTGGACCAATT GGTACCTCAAGACCCACCCACTACCATGTGTTGCTCGATGAGATTGGCTTCTCAGCAGATAATCTCCAGAAGCTAGTTCTTTCACTTTCATATGT GTATCAGAGGAGCACCACTGCAATTTCTGTTG TGGCACCTATCTGTTACGCCCACCTAGCAGCAGCTCAGGTGGGCCAGTTCATGAAATTCGAAGAGTTCGCTGATACCTCATCAGGCAGTGGTGTCAATTCGtcatcagcagcagcaatcCCAGAATTGCCGCGGCTTCATGCTGATGTCTGCAGTTCCATGTTCTTCTGTTGA